CTCCGAACACCTCGAAATCCTGTCGGTCGATGGTCATCTTACCTGAGAAATCCACTTGCTCGTTCTCCGCCCAATCCCGGGAAATGTCGGTGGGTCGATCAAAGGACAAAGTGTCCATTCGAGAGATGCCTTTGACGGTGATCTCACCTATCAAGTCGAAACTGCCATTCTCATAAGGAATCGCTTCAGTGCTGTAGAATGATATATAGGGATGATCCACCGCATCGAACCAGGTGTCTTCTCGCAGAAGATCCTCATCTCTTCGCTCCTGACCGGTATGGATACTGCTCACATCTATAAATACCGTAGCTGAGGTGGCCGCTGGATACTCAGGGTCATAGAAGAGGGTGCCATCGAATACATCGAAACGGCCTCTGACCGGACTGTAGCCGAAGTACTTGATCTTGAATCCCAGATAGGAGTGCTGTTCGTCCATGAAGTAATGATGACCCACCAAAGAACCCGGATTGAAAGACCGAACTGCGGTTGGTTGCGATTCTTCCGGGTTGGCTTCCCTGACACGATCATCAGACTGGCAAGCGGTC
The DNA window shown above is from Flavobacteriales bacterium and carries:
- a CDS encoding YceI family protein: MLRYVCIAIIVLLTACQSDDRVREANPEESQPTAVRSFNPGSLVGHHYFMDEQHSYLGFKIKYFGYSPVRGRFDVFDGTLFYDPEYPAATSATVFIDVSSIHTGQERRDEDLLREDTWFDAVDHPYISFYSTEAIPYENGSFDLIGEITVKGISRMDTLSFDRPTDISRDWAENEQVDFSGKMTIDRQDFEVFG